A stretch of Christensenellaceae bacterium DNA encodes these proteins:
- a CDS encoding DUF4417 domain-containing protein, whose protein sequence is MKYVERLRKVKNIIGTDFSLYHDTPLALQIYNTYRNRCLDVLFQKFGFNVIPVARWGDESSYEWCFAGLPKNSTIAISSNGALRGHSKEFFLKGFAEMKTRLNPEKIIFIGTVPKELAAEESILIFSAHQFSTRVEKLTN, encoded by the coding sequence TTGAAATATGTAGAGCGCCTGCGCAAGGTTAAAAATATTATAGGCACAGATTTCTCGCTATATCATGACACTCCCCTAGCACTGCAAATATATAATACATATAGAAATCGCTGCCTTGACGTTCTTTTTCAAAAATTCGGTTTCAATGTAATACCTGTTGCCAGATGGGGCGATGAAAGCAGTTATGAATGGTGTTTTGCCGGACTGCCTAAAAACAGCACTATTGCTATAAGCAGCAACGGTGCGCTGCGGGGCCATAGCAAAGAATTTTTTCTAAAAGGCTTTGCTGAAATGAAAACTAGATTGAATCCTGAAAAAATAATCTTCATCGGCACAGTGCCGAAAGAGCTGGCTGCGGAGGAATCTATTCTTATCTTTTCAGCTCATCAATTTTCCACTCGAGTGGAAAAACTAACTAACTAA
- a CDS encoding DDE-type integrase/transposase/recombinase: MSINLRQRINIIEKLTVLSVAAVAKYYKINRSTIFRWKKNYDGTTESLKNKTYELTVRHPRAQSDKEIKHIADLIKRNPNIRLNELYGKLRLNYSYSRNPVTLYRYLRKIGYYATNPYIPYVPQKYDTPAEIGVKWQMDVKHIPRECKALRMFGDTKYYPFGIIDEATRERFIYPYLEISSHSTVDFVKRAIAYFGYKPEQLQTDNGPEFAHNNSIKQIHPLDILCRELKIKHLRIRPYTPRHNGKIERSHRSDNERFYKHLKFYSYEDLKTQMKAYLKCSNNIPSSVLSSADGKKKWLTPLEKRKELMLLNWGVIE; the protein is encoded by the coding sequence ATGAGCATTAACTTAAGACAAAGAATAAATATAATTGAAAAACTTACAGTACTTTCGGTGGCCGCTGTAGCGAAATATTATAAAATTAACAGAAGTACAATTTTCAGATGGAAAAAGAACTATGACGGAACTACAGAGAGTTTAAAAAACAAAACTTATGAATTAACTGTAAGACATCCGCGGGCCCAAAGTGATAAGGAAATCAAACACATTGCAGATTTAATAAAGCGAAATCCAAATATAAGACTAAACGAACTTTACGGTAAACTTAGATTAAATTATAGCTACAGCAGGAACCCCGTAACGCTTTATCGCTATCTTCGAAAAATTGGTTATTATGCTACAAATCCATATATACCGTATGTGCCGCAAAAATATGACACACCGGCAGAAATCGGTGTTAAATGGCAGATGGATGTGAAACATATACCAAGGGAGTGTAAAGCGCTTAGAATGTTCGGTGATACAAAATATTATCCATTTGGCATAATAGACGAGGCGACTAGGGAACGTTTTATTTATCCATATCTCGAAATTTCCTCACACTCTACTGTTGATTTCGTAAAACGTGCTATTGCGTATTTCGGCTACAAACCCGAACAACTGCAGACTGACAACGGCCCGGAGTTTGCTCATAACAACAGCATCAAACAAATACATCCGCTAGACATTTTGTGTAGAGAATTAAAAATAAAACACCTTCGTATAAGACCGTACACACCACGTCACAATGGTAAAATCGAAAGAAGTCACCGCAGTGATAATGAACGTTTCTATAAGCACTTAAAGTTTTATTCTTATGAAGATTTAAAAACCCAAATGAAAGCATATTTGAAATGTTCTAATAATATTCCATCTTCAGTGCTTTCAAGTGCAGATGGAAAAAAGAAATGGCTCACTCCACTTGAAAAAAGAAAAGAACTTATGCTATTAAATTGGGGCGTTATAGAATAA
- a CDS encoding ABC transporter ATP-binding protein, which yields MLKISAVTKTFLDKVAKTPKIVLDNINLEIKDGEVYGLVGANGAGKTTLMNIISRVLKEDGGTIEIDGVKMGTINDISGKVGYMLDIPAMFDFMTAHEYFEYLSSPQKKDKKALKTMTDYLLGEVGLSDVAGKYIKKYSRGMKQRLGIAAALISNPQIILMDEPSSALDPQGRYEVLKIIERLRERGKTIILSTHILSDVERVCDRVGLLSKGKLVVEGTLHDVLKRFSENAFVVLGDDTELVKVEAALKKIKDVKEIRIISESMEIVFEEGKQEKIFEIITGASNKLTSVSLKVSTVEDIFLKAQKGEV from the coding sequence ATGCTGAAAATAAGTGCTGTTACAAAAACTTTTTTGGACAAGGTGGCCAAGACGCCAAAGATAGTTTTGGACAACATCAATCTTGAAATTAAGGATGGTGAGGTTTATGGTCTGGTGGGGGCGAATGGTGCCGGAAAAACCACTCTTATGAATATAATTTCGAGAGTGCTCAAAGAGGACGGCGGAACTATTGAAATTGACGGTGTTAAAATGGGCACCATAAACGACATTTCGGGCAAGGTGGGGTATATGCTGGATATCCCCGCCATGTTTGATTTTATGACGGCACACGAATATTTTGAATATTTATCAAGTCCTCAAAAAAAGGATAAGAAAGCACTCAAAACTATGACAGACTATCTGCTTGGTGAGGTGGGGCTGAGTGATGTTGCGGGGAAATATATAAAAAAATATAGTCGGGGCATGAAACAGCGGCTTGGAATTGCAGCGGCCCTTATTTCTAACCCGCAGATTATACTTATGGATGAGCCCAGCAGTGCGCTTGACCCGCAGGGAAGATATGAGGTGCTTAAAATTATTGAGCGGCTGCGCGAGCGCGGCAAGACCATAATTTTATCTACGCATATACTCAGTGATGTTGAACGTGTGTGTGACAGGGTGGGGCTTCTCAGCAAAGGAAAGCTCGTTGTTGAAGGAACGCTTCATGACGTTTTGAAAAGATTCAGCGAAAATGCTTTTGTTGTTTTGGGGGATGACACAGAACTTGTTAAGGTTGAGGCTGCTCTTAAAAAGATAAAAGATGTAAAGGAAATAAGGATAATCTCTGAGAGTATGGAGATTGTTTTTGAAGAGGGCAAACAGGAAAAGATTTTTGAAATAATCACAGGGGCTTCAAACAAACTTACTTCTGTAAGTCTCAAAGTAAGCACGGTAGAGGATATCTTCCTTAAAGCGCAAAAGGGGGAGGTGTGA
- a CDS encoding HAD family phosphatase, which produces MKDIKAVIFDMDGTIIDTEPVLLEIVLQGVEFLGFKPSKEFRNKLSKYNGVRLINKMFLFEEEFGPSFDTEALFDYYMTNRIDMSVKIGIKTKPGFFELLNYLKKTKLRLALCTSTEAEPTNIFLNAVGIDKNIFEVIVCGEDVKKTKPDPESYLLTCKKLCVKPKECIVFEDSAVGAIAASSAGCNTIMIPENPPSQDIKSNCIAMFDDMFQAKEYLQKVLK; this is translated from the coding sequence ATGAAAGATATAAAAGCCGTTATTTTTGATATGGATGGAACCATAATAGACACCGAACCTGTCCTGCTTGAGATTGTGCTGCAAGGTGTTGAATTTCTGGGCTTTAAGCCAAGCAAAGAATTCAGAAACAAACTCTCAAAATACAACGGGGTAAGGCTAATAAACAAAATGTTTTTGTTTGAAGAAGAGTTTGGCCCGTCATTTGATACCGAGGCTCTTTTTGATTATTATATGACCAATCGGATAGACATGTCTGTGAAAATAGGTATAAAAACAAAGCCCGGATTTTTTGAGCTTTTAAACTATCTTAAAAAAACCAAACTCAGGCTGGCACTCTGCACCAGCACTGAAGCGGAGCCGACTAATATCTTTTTAAATGCAGTGGGCATAGATAAAAACATTTTTGAAGTGATTGTCTGCGGCGAAGATGTTAAAAAAACTAAGCCGGACCCCGAAAGTTATTTGCTTACCTGCAAAAAATTGTGTGTAAAACCTAAAGAATGTATAGTTTTTGAAGACAGCGCAGTTGGAGCTATAGCCGCAAGTTCAGCCGGCTGTAACACAATAATGATACCCGAAAACCCGCCCTCCCAAGACATAAAAAGCAACTGCATAGCTATGTTTGATGATATGTTTCAAGCAAAAGAATATCTTCAAAAAGTTTTAAAATAA
- a CDS encoding MBL fold metallo-hydrolase yields MKLTILGTGCAWTKRGCANYLLDNNIVVDPGFGSIKQLLKSDDRLMHHEKIERIDLVIITHFHSDHYFDIPYILQKCAIGKYADRKLTIIAPEGGKNNIMELCRLGLERESYEKIKFDSFIEWHECRHGEPIKWHDLEITPLKVEHGTTLAFGYIIKQPSGKLLGFTGDTCMCDSYQYMLDNCDTLVACMSNTKKEKKLFNIVEGIQIMKKYRGKCCIIPAHMTSQGWDYARERIRVPQDLEAFDLEVDLPYDFELKNPPQKPTKPAKNFKFSKSFGDLKGTRVDLHLLKANMRDDYKGGLPAYQYEIIDRTTKMVIGNMFLTIGYNPYVLNGGSVFFDMADNYGNLMLDTMLAVKKVALHHRMDKIYLSIRPDSNTRKLCDELGAHLAEIKTFDENNKVYINNSDDPERCIYIWKIN; encoded by the coding sequence ATGAAGCTGACAATTCTGGGAACAGGCTGCGCGTGGACAAAGAGAGGCTGCGCGAATTATCTTTTAGACAATAATATAGTAGTAGACCCAGGTTTTGGCAGCATCAAACAGTTGCTTAAAAGCGACGACCGTCTTATGCACCATGAAAAAATCGAGCGTATAGATCTGGTTATAATTACCCACTTTCATTCAGACCATTATTTTGACATTCCATATATCCTTCAAAAATGCGCTATCGGCAAATATGCCGACAGAAAGCTGACCATAATCGCCCCCGAAGGCGGAAAGAATAATATTATGGAGCTCTGCAGGCTGGGCCTTGAGCGTGAATCATATGAAAAAATAAAGTTCGACAGCTTTATTGAATGGCACGAGTGCCGTCACGGAGAGCCAATCAAATGGCATGACCTTGAAATCACCCCACTAAAAGTGGAACATGGCACCACACTTGCGTTTGGATATATCATAAAGCAGCCCAGCGGCAAGTTGCTTGGGTTTACGGGCGACACCTGTATGTGCGACAGCTACCAATATATGCTGGATAACTGCGACACTCTCGTTGCATGTATGAGCAACACCAAAAAAGAAAAGAAGCTGTTTAATATAGTTGAAGGCATCCAGATTATGAAGAAATACCGCGGTAAGTGCTGCATAATTCCAGCCCACATGACAAGTCAGGGATGGGATTATGCAAGAGAGCGCATTAGAGTTCCTCAGGACCTTGAAGCCTTTGACCTTGAAGTCGACCTTCCTTATGACTTTGAACTAAAAAACCCGCCACAAAAACCAACTAAACCCGCCAAAAACTTTAAGTTCAGCAAAAGCTTTGGCGACCTTAAGGGCACGCGAGTAGACCTTCACCTTCTTAAAGCCAACATGCGTGATGATTATAAGGGAGGACTGCCTGCATATCAATACGAAATCATTGACCGCACCACAAAAATGGTTATAGGCAATATGTTTCTTACAATAGGCTACAACCCATATGTATTAAACGGCGGTAGCGTATTTTTTGACATGGCAGACAATTATGGAAACCTTATGCTTGACACTATGCTCGCCGTCAAGAAAGTGGCACTGCATCACAGAATGGATAAAATTTATCTATCTATCCGCCCAGACAGCAATACCCGCAAACTCTGCGACGAGCTTGGAGCACATCTTGCCGAAATCAAAACCTTTGACGAAAACAACAAAGTATATATAAATAATTCCGATGACCCTGAACGATGCATATATATCTGGAAAATAAATTGA